In Eupeodes corollae chromosome 3, idEupCoro1.1, whole genome shotgun sequence, a single genomic region encodes these proteins:
- the LOC129949139 gene encoding uncharacterized protein LOC129949139: MSDNFASKYLELPPFDYTLYEENCGLEWRNWLRSFEWYLKATHIEDDSEKFVKLLHLAGRKVQELYEALPTPASLAEVARGPLAIGCSPHPTDYGIALCKLNEFFEPKRNATYERHVFRLIKQEKSEQFGIFVMRLRIQSEKCDFGEAAEDNVKDQIIEKCFSAKLRRELLKLGDCKLDNILRSAKVFEAIEEQCKTFDSSVNTNNQLSENVNTIDSKAIFKTNRANDNKIECTRCGYAGHRAFDEKCPARGKLCNKCGGKDHFIRKCRSKKRIHSYNTATTKEPDFKQRMKHESEDRQTKKIKATESETIKLLDSTTKLDEYIFCIGDSKANEISCKIGGVTITVVVDSGSKYNIIDGSNWDFLKANKVKVSKQRKDADGLEFKAYGGHPLTTIGIFEATVQTTSKCCVADFYVVKDYGKALIGYETGIPLGVMKIGENINQVEQQSSMSKIKGFVVDIPLKENVKPVAQPYRRVPVPLEEAVDKKIDELLEQGIIEKVNEPSQWISPVVPVPKGDDVRVCIDMRRANEAVQRENHPLPTMEDFLPHIGKGQFFTKLDVKNAFHQV; the protein is encoded by the coding sequence GAGTGGAGAAATTGGCTCCGTTCATTCGAGTGGTACCTTAAAGCAACTCACATCGAAGACGATTCTGAAAAGTTCGTAAAACTGCTACACTTGGCTGGGCGCAAGGTTCAGGAGTTGTATGAAGCTCTACCAACACCAGCAAGTCTGGCTGAAGTTGCTCGTGGACCACTTGCCATCGGGTGTAGCCCACATCCAACAGATTATGGCATCGCGTTATGCAAGTTAAACGAATTTTTTGAACCGAAAAGAAATGCCACATACGAACGACACGTTTTTCGTCtcattaaacaagaaaaaagcgAACAATTCGGTATATTCGTCATGAGACTTCGCATACAATCTGAAAAATGCGATTTTGGCGAGGCCGCCGAAGATAATGTCAAAGATCAAATTatcgaaaaatgtttttcgGCGAAACTTCGGCGGGAGCTGCTTAAGTTGGGTGACTGCAAGCTGGACAACATTTTGAGATCGGCAAAAGTATTCGAAGCAATTGAGGAACAATGTAAGACTTTCGACTCAAGTGTAAACACAAACAACCAACTATCAGAAAACGTCAATACAATCGACTCCAAAGCAATCTTCAAAACGAATAGGGCCAATGACAACAAAATTGAGTGCACCCGATGTGGATATGCTGGGCATAGGGCTTTCGACGAAAAATGCCCAGCAAGAGGCAAGCTTTGCAACAAATGCGGTGGCAAGGATCATTTTATTAGGAAGTGTCGCAGCAAAAAGCGAATCCATTCATACAACACTGCAACTACAAAAGAACCAGATTTCAAACAAAGAATGAAGCATGAATCTGAAGAccgccaaacaaaaaaaatcaaagcaacTGAATCCGAAACTATTAAACTGCTTGACAGCACAACAAAACTCGATGAATACATTTTCTGCATTGGTGACAGTAAGGCCAATGAAATTAGTTGCAAAATTGGTGGAGTGACAATCACAGTAGTTGTGGATTCAGGTTCAAAATACAATATAATTGACGGTAGCAACTGGGATTTTCTTAAGGCGAACAAAGTTAAAGTCTCCAAGCAACGGAAGGATGCTGATGGTCTTGAGTTTAAAGCGTACGGTGGACATCCATTAACTACCATTGGAATATTTGAAGCAACGGTTCAGACTACATCCAAGTGCTGTGTGGCTGACTTTTATGTTGTTAAAGACTATGGAAAAGCTTTGATTGGCTATGAGACTGGTATTCCACTAGGTGTTATGAAAATCGGGGAAAATATCAATCAAGTCGAACAACAGAGCAGCATGAGCAAAATAAAAGGGTTTGTTGTTGACATACCTTTGAAGGAAAACGTCAAACCAGTAGCACAACCATATCGCCGAGTACCAGTGCCACTAGAAGAAGCCgttgacaaaaaaattgatgaGCTACTTGAACAGGGTATCATAGAAAAAGTAAATGAGCCTTCTCAATGGATTTCACCTGTAGTACCAGTTCCAAAAGGTGATGATGTTCGAGTCTGCATCGATATGCGTCGGGCCAACGAGGCTGTACAAAGAGAGAACCACCCACTTCCAACCATGGAAGATTTTCTTCCCCACATCGGAAAAGGGCAGTTCTTTACCAAGTTGGACGTGAAAAATGCTTTCCACCAggtgtga
- the LOC129950169 gene encoding uncharacterized protein LOC129950169 has protein sequence MSEVQTTLIQDDPAPMKLNVAPKVFYFAVGPNSHEVTCPFCKIQAKTTVKRKYLKCYRQHYCSSCGEYLGTFRRPQL, from the coding sequence ATGTCTGAAGTTCAAACAACTTTGATTCAGGATGATCCTGCCCCAATGAAATTGAACGTTGCTCCAAAAGTATTCTATTTTGCAGTCGGTCCAAATTCCCATGAGGTCACTTGTCCATTTTGCAAGATCCAAGCCAAGACCACCGTTAAGAGGAAATATCTTAAATGCTATCGTCAGCATTATTGTTCCAGTTGTGGCGAATATTTGGGAACTTTTCGAAGACCGCAACTTtag
- the LOC129950982 gene encoding uncharacterized protein LOC129950982: protein MSQPSAENTATNAATATAEIDNQTSEDKQIENQKIFDNFATPLVGQFLNLPKEPVEVTCPACHIRAPSEVIRDLKWYTSTVNGIYSFLFILCCCCFCRSFSHPCKHTDTNHYCKNCGCYFGRVMKPKKYLKNSK from the exons ATGAGTCAACCATCAGCTGAAAACACCGCCACCAACGCCGCTACCGCCACTGCCGAAATTGACAATCAAACATCCGAAGATaaacaaatcgaaaatcaaaagatatttgataatTTTGCAACACCGTTAGTTGGACAATTTCTTAACCTACCCAAAGAACCGGTGGAAGTAACTTGTCCGGCATGTCACATCCGCGCTCCGTCCGAAGTCATTCGAGACCTTAAATGGTATACCAGCACCGTGAATGGAATCTATTCATTTCTCTTTAT attgtGCTGCTGCTGTTTTTGTCGAAGTTTTTCACATCCATGTAAGCATACAGATACGAACCATTACTGCAAAAATTGCGGTTGCTACTTTGGGCGCGTAATGAAACCAAAAAAGTATCTTAAGAATTCAAAGTGA